One genomic window of Pempheris klunzingeri isolate RE-2024b chromosome 12, fPemKlu1.hap1, whole genome shotgun sequence includes the following:
- the LOC139210638 gene encoding semaphorin-4G-like: protein MRAAQSSAVRLLLMSCWVCAAASYPFRTPLDLDVTPRVTVLSSGLQGCRRFQSSAVNYSTMLLEADSERLYVGARGAVFALNASDISASSALTIEWEASPEQKRQCLLKGKDNKTECFNHIRFLQRFNSTHLYMCGTHAFRPLCAYIDEQKFAMSSQPEEGRDKCPYGPTTGYAALIVDQQMYTASQYEFRSFPDIRRNSPSPTLKTEDAPTRWLNEADFVGSALVRESLGSSSGDDDKIYFFFTERSQEQTTTYSHSRVARVARVCKGDRGGRLTLQKRWTSFLKARLTCSLPEYDFHFNMLRSVFVIPGHTPQDTLFYGIFGLEWKNVKASAVCRFSLSEVQEAFQGPYMENQDSGSKWREYTGKIPDPRPGTCITDALRARGINVSTSLPDDVLDFVRRHPLMSQQVQPSDRRPILFRRTTDYTHMAVHMVQGLDGRTYHVLYMGTDEGWLHKAVEVEGQLHIIEELQLFEEPQPVNNLLISAQQMSVYVGSPSGVVQLPLSNCRRYASCYDCVFARDPHCAWNGVQCVDIMAQTDRSALIQDIQHGSSGCENTQADAVQRSRSVRVGDDVLLQCELSSNLATPLWTLEGSELQGYGLSSGFRTGTDGLLIIEARQDQSGLYTCYAVENNIKVALVTYNVTIRPDLPPPPPVEPTEDRYSVFATLPGPTEHPSSERPLPPAPAPLLPHSELLSPRNMEAMYLSLITILGGLCVVLTVVLVYVGFCLRVGHRGKYSLRAAAAAYPISKKHNRSKKQHRNSTHMELKTISSHCNGNGICNGVSKQHNGDIQNGGFLQIVPGEGHPSPNKEPPPPAPPLPPTPQLPSPECDFPNGLSATLPSVLRRMNGNSYVLLRQSDSENTSPLCYSFAEELNRILEKRKHTQLLPRPDESSV from the exons ATGCGGGCAGCTCAATCCTCTGCGGTGCGGCTCCTGCTGATGAGCTGCTGGGTGTGCGCGGCAGCCAGCTACCCGTTCAGAACGCCCCTGGACCTGGACGTGACTCCACGCGTCACCGTGTTGAGCAGTG GTCTCCAGGGCTGCAGGCGTTTCCAGTCCTCTGCAGTCAACTACAGCACAATGTTGCTGGAGGCTGACAGTGAGCGTCTCTACGTCGGGGCCCGGGGGGCTGTATTCGCTCTCAATGCTTCTGACATCTCAGCCAGCTCCGCTCTCact ATTGAGTGGGAGGCTTCCCCCGAGCAAAAACGTCAGTGTCTGCTCAAGGGAAAAGACAATAAG acGGAGTGTTTTAATCACATCCGCTTCCTCCAGAGGTTCAACTCGACTCATCTCTACATGTGTGGGACTCATGCCTTCAGACCCCTCTGTGCATACATA GATGAGCAGAAGTTTGCAATGTCGTCTCAGCCTGAGGAGGGCAGAGACAAATGTCCCTATGGCCCGACAACAGGCTACGCTGCCCTCATCGTTG ACCAGCAGATGTATACCGCCTCCCAATATGAGTTTAGGAGCTTTCCAGATATCCGCCGCAACTCTCCATCTCCCACGCTGAAGACAGAAGATGCCCCCACACGCTGGCTGAATG AGGCAGACTTCGTGGGCTCTGCGCTGGTTAGGGAgagtttgggcagcagctctggtgACGATGACAAAATCTACTTCTTCTTCACCGAGAGGAGTCAGGAGCAGACGACAACCTACAGCCACAGCAGGGTGGCACGAGTCGCTCGGGTTTGTAAG GGGGACCGAGGAGGCCGTCTAACTCTCCAGAAACGATGGACGTCCTTCCTCAAGGCCAGGCTGACGTGTTCTCTGCCAGAGTACGACTTCCACTTCAACATGCTGCGCAGTGTGTTCGTCATTCCTGGCCACACGCCGCAGGACACGCTCTTCTACGGCATCTTCGGCCTGGAGTG GAAAAATGTGAAGGCATCTGCTGTGTGTCGATTTTCTCTGTCTGAAGTCCAAGAGGCCTTTCAAGGACCCTACATGGAGAACCAGGACTCCGGCTCTAAGTGGAGGGAATACACTGGAAAGATCCCTGACCCACGACCTGGAACG TGTATAACTGATGCTCTGCGGGCCAGGGGCATAAACGTCTCCACCTCCCTGCCTGATGATGTGCTGGACTTTGTCAGGAGGCATCCTCTGATGTCCCAGCAGGTCCAGCCATCAGACAGACGGCCCATTTTGTTCAGGAGAAccacagactacacacacatgGCCGTCCACATGGTCCAAGGCTTAGATGGACGAACATACCATGTATTATACATGGGCACAG ATGAAGGCTGGTTACATAAAGCTGTAGAAGTCGAGGGTCAGCTGCACATCATCGAGGAGCTTCAACTGTTTGAGGAGCCGCAGCCTGTTAACAACCTGCTCATATCTGCACAACAG ATGAGTGTGTACGTGGGCTCTCCATCAGGGGTGGTGCAGCTTCCCCTCTCTAACTGTCGCAGATATGCTTCCTGCTACGACTGCGTCTTTGCCAGGGACCCTCACTGTGCCTGGAACGGAGTCCAGTGTGTGGACATAATggcgcagacagacag ATCCGCTTTAATCCAGGACATCCAGCATGGCAGCAGTGGATGTGAGAATACACAAGCTG ACGCTGTCCAGCGGAGTCGCTCTGTGCGGGTGGGTGATGacgtgctgctgcagtgtgagctcAGCTCCAACCTGGCGACGCCCCTCTGGACTCTGGAAGGAAGCGAGCTGCAGGGCTACGGCCTCAGCTCTGGCTTCAGAACCGGCACCGACGGCCTGCTGATCATCGAGGCCCGACAGGACCAGAGCGGGCTGTACACCTGCTACGCTGTTGAGAACAACATCAAG GTCGCCTTAGTTACCTACAACGTCACCATCCGTCCGGAcctacctcctcctccacctgttgaGCCAACTGAAGACCGTTACAGTGTCTTCGCCACCCTACCAGGGCCCACTGAGCATCCCTCCTCCGAGAGGCCCCTGCCACCAGCCCCggcccctctcctcccccactcGGAGCTGCTCTCCCCCAGGAACATGGAGGCCATGTACCTGTCTCTCATCACCATCCTCGGAGGCCTGTGTGTGGTCCTCACCGTGGTCCTCGTCTACGTGGGCTTCTGCTTGCGAGTGGGCCACAGAGGGAAGTACTCATTACGTGCCGCAGCTGCTGCCTACCCAATCAGCAAGAAGCACAACAGGAGCAAAAAACAGCACAGGAACTCCACCCACATGGAGCTGAAGACGATCTCAAGCCACTGCAACGGCAACGGCATTTGTAATGGGGTGTCAAAGCAGCATAATGGTGACATCCAGAACGGAGGCTTCCTCCAGATCGTCCCCGGTGAGGGTCACCCATCACCCAATAAAGAGCCTCCTCCCCCGGCCCCTCCTCTCCCACCGACTCCACAGCTTCCCTCCCCAGAGTGTGACTTCCCAAACGGGCTTTCGGCCACGCTGCCCAGCGTCCTGAGGAGAATGAACGGCAACAGCTACGTGCTGCTGAGGCAGAGTGACTCCGAAAACACGTCACCGCTCTGCTACTCCTTCGCTGAAGAGCTCAACAGGATCttagagaagagaaaacacacgCAGCTGCTGCCCAGGCCGGACGAGAGCTCTGTGTAG